The nucleotide window ATGACCGGAACCCAGCTGGCGGATCCGAAGCCACTGGTCGTGCCCATCCTGCGCGCAGGCCTGGGGATGCTCGACGGCATGACCGCCATGGTCCCCACCGCCGAAGTCGGCTTCCTGGGCATGGCCCGGAACGAAGAGACCCTCGACATCATCACCTATGCCGAGCGCCTCCCCGATGACCTCACCGGCCGCCACGTCTTCGTGCTGGACCCGATGCTCGCCACCGGCGGCACCCTCGCCGAGGCGATCCGCTTCCTGAAGAAGGCCAACGCCGCCAAGATCACCTGCATCTGCCTGCTGGCGGCCCCGGAGGGCATCGAGCGGCTGCGCTCCAAGATCGGGGACATCGACGTGGAGCTCTACCTCGCCGCGATCGACGAGAAGCTCAACGAGAAGTCCTACATCGTCCCCGGCCTCGGCGACGCAGGCGATCGGCTCTACGGCCTCGCGCAGTAGGGCCTGCGCCGCGCCTCGAGGACTCCGCGAAGGCCTCCACCAGGCGACATACTGTGATCCCGATCACTAAAAAGCTTCCACATCTCATTATGTGGAAGATCCCCCCTTTTGTTACTTGCGGATTTCAAATGTGACG belongs to Nesterenkonia halotolerans and includes:
- the upp gene encoding uracil phosphoribosyltransferase, encoding MRVQVVEHPLISHKLTQLRRVETASNQFRELTRELVMLLSYEASGSIATEPVEIQTPVATMTGTQLADPKPLVVPILRAGLGMLDGMTAMVPTAEVGFLGMARNEETLDIITYAERLPDDLTGRHVFVLDPMLATGGTLAEAIRFLKKANAAKITCICLLAAPEGIERLRSKIGDIDVELYLAAIDEKLNEKSYIVPGLGDAGDRLYGLAQ